One genomic segment of Syngnathus acus chromosome 1, fSynAcu1.2, whole genome shotgun sequence includes these proteins:
- the slkb gene encoding STE20-like kinase b: protein MSFFNLRKIFKLGTEKKKKQYENVRRDENPEEIWTIIGELGDGAFGKVFKAQNKQTGVLAAAKVIDTKTEEELEDYMVEIDILASCDHQNIVKLLDAFYFEGKLWILIEFCAGGAVDAVMLELERALTEPQIKVVCRQTLQALVYLHDIKIIHRDLKAGNILLTLDGDVKLADFGVSARNTKTLQRRDSFIGTPYWMAPEVVMCETSKDRPYDYKADIWSLGVTLIELAQIEPPNHEMNPMRVLLKIAKSDPPTLMQPSRWSPEFNDFLKRCLDKNVDNRWSAAQLLQHSFVSSVTDSKPLREIIAEAKAEVTEEIEEHKEEEEEEEIEPNMGHKRAPSDVSVASSEDEKIPLSPTILESVPEKGEPRPAGTTPNEIPVANHVLVTSFVEESTTPAATEHAEKMEVEPAKALLIPPAKEMEQLEMPSENKKEVDAAEVPVNPEGTAEIPKDDTSPEKRIITVEESITQAEEDSNRQVKVALPSRDEALSKEKDEAKPIVKKHAEDEKILPDKAQDDNSDSGRSSTADNSSVDLNLSISSFLSKTKEPGSVSIQETKRQKKTLKKTRKFIVDGVEVSVTTSKIITDNDTKNEEMRFLRRQELRELRLLQKEEQRAQQQLSNKLHQQKEQIYRRFEQETTSKKRQYDQEVENLERQQKQTIERLEQEHTNRLRDEAKRIKSEQDKESSKYQNMLKNRKKEEQEFLQKQQQDLDSALKKIIQHHKHELATIERDCLNHKQQLLRAREAAMWELEERHLQEKHQLFKQQLKDQYFMQRHQLLKRHEKEMEQMQRYNQRLIEEMKNKQTQERARLPKIQRSEAKTRMAMFKKSLRITGAVVTLEQEREKVKQFAVQEEKRQKNERLHQHQKHENQMRDLQLQCDGNIRELQQLQNEKCHLLIEHETQKLKELDEEHSVELKEWREKLRPRKKALEEEFARKLQEQEMFFKMSGESECLNPSAQSRISKFYPIPSVQSTGF from the exons ATGTCATTCTTTAACTTAcgcaaaatatttaaattgggaactgagaagaagaagaaacaataCGAGAATGTCCGACGAGATGAAAACCCGGAGGAAATATGGACCATTATCGGTGAATTGGGAGATGGAGCCTTTGGAAAAGTGTTCAAG GCTCAGAACAAACAGACAGGTGTCCTCGCTGCTGCGAAAGTTATTGACACAAAGACTGAAGAAGAGTTGGAGGACTACATGGTAGAGATTGACATCTTGGCCTCATGTGATCACCAAAATATTGTCAAGCTGCTTGATGCTTTCTATTTTGAGGGCAAACTCTGG ATTCTCATCGAGTTCTGTGCGGGAGGTGCTGTAGATGCTGTTATGTTAG AACTAGAGCGAGCCTTGACAGAGCCACAAATTAAGGTGGTGTGCCGACAGACTCTACAGGCCCTTGTCTACCTCCATGATATAAAAATCATCCACAGAGACCTTAAGGCTGGCAACATCCTGCTCACTCTAGATGGTGATGTTAAATTGG CTGACTTTGGTGTTTCTGCTCGAAACACCAAAACACTGCAGAGGAGAGACTCTTTCATTGGGACGCCATATTG GATGGCCCCTGAAGTAGTCATGTGTGAGACATCTAAGGACCGTCCATACGACTACAAAGCTGATATCTGGTCACTCGGCGTTACCCTGATAGAGCTGGCGCAAATTGAGCCACCCAATCACGAGATGAACCCCATGAGAGTCCTTCTGAAAATTGCCAAGTCGGACCCTCCTACTCTGATGCAGCCATCACGTTG GTCTCCAGAATTCAATGATTTCCTAAAGCGTTGTCTGGACAAAAATGTGGACAACAGGTGGAGTGCCGCACAACTTTTGCAG CATTCATTTGTTTCCAGTGTGACAGACAGCAAGCCTCTGAGAGAGATAATAGCTGAAGCCAAGGCTGAGGTGACTGAGGAGATTGAAGAGcacaaagaggaagaggaagaagaagaaattgaACCAAATATG GGCCATAAACGTGCTCCCTCCGATGTGAGTGTTGCCAGTTCTGAGGATGAAAAGATTCCACTTTCTCCCACCATCTTGGAATCTGTTCCTGAGAAGGGTGAACCACGACCGGCCGGCACAACACCCAATGAGATTCCTGTCGCAAACCACGTATTGGTCACTAGCTTTGTGGAAGAGTCCACTACCCCTGCAGCCACAGAGCATGCAGAAAAGATGGAAGTAGAACCTGCCAAGGCCTTGTTGATCCCGCCTGCAAAGGAAATGGAGCAGCTTGAGATGCCTTCTGAAAACAAGAAAGAAGTTGACGCCGCTGAGGTTCCAGTCAATCCAGAAGGTACTGCAGAGATACCAAAAGATGATACTTCTCCAGAGAAAAGAATAATTACTGTGGAGGAATCAATCACACAAGCAGAAGAGGACTCAAACAGACAAGTTAAGGTGGCTTTACCAAGTCGGGATGAAGCTCTCTCAAAAGAGAAAGATGAAGCGAAGCCTATAGTAAAGAAGCATGCAGAAGATGAGAAGATTCTTCCAGACAAAGCTCAAGATGACAATTCCGACTCTGGTAGGAGCTCAACTGCAGATAATAGCAGTGTAGACCTGAATCTGTCCATCTCAAGCTTCTTgtccaaaacaaaagagcCTGGATCAGTTTCCATTCAG GAGACAAAGCGTCAGAAGAAGACATTGAAAAAGACACGCAAATTCATTGTGGACGGGGTGGAAGTCAGTGTGACTACATCAAAGATCATTACCGACAATGACACAAAGAATGAAGAAATGAGATTCCTGAG ACGCCAGGAACTAAGGGAGTTGCGTCTTCTGCAGAAGGAAGAGCAGAGGGCCCAGCAGCAGCTCAGCAATAAGCTGCACCAGCAGAAAGAGCAGATTTACCGCCGCTTTGAGCAAGAGACTACA AGTAAGAAGCGTCAGTATGACCAGGAGGTAGAGAATCTAGAGCGGCAGCAAAAGCAGACCATCGAAAGGTTGGAACAAGAGCACACCAATCGACTGAGGGATGAAGCCAAACGCATCAAATCTGAGCAGGACAAAGAATCGTCCAAGTATCAGAACATGCTGAAAAACCGGAAAAAAGAG GAGCAGGAGTTCCttcagaagcagcagcaggatcTTGACAGCGCTCTGAAGAAAATTATCCAGCACCACAAACATGAGCTGGCCACCATCGAGAGAGACTGCCTCAACCACAAGCAGCAGCTTCTTAGAG CAAGGGAGGCTGCCATGTGGGAGCTGGAAGAGCGTCATCTGCAGGAGAAACACCAACTGTTCAAGCAGCAGCTGAAAGACCAATACTTCATGCAACGACATCAGCTGCTGAAAAGACACgaaaag GAGATGGAGCAAATGCAGCGCTACAACCAGCGACTGATTGAAGAGATGAAGAACAAGCAGACTCAGGAAAGAGCCAGACTGCCAAAGATTCAACGCAGTGAGGCCAAAACCCGCATGGCCATGTTCAAGAAAAGTCTTCGCATCACCGGAGCTGTTGTCACACtggagcaagagagagagaaggtcAAACAG TTTGCAGTTCAAGAAGAAAAGAGACAAAAGAACGAGCGACTCCACCAGCATCAGAAACATGAAAACCAGATGCGAGATTTACAGCTGCAATGTGACGGCAACATTCGAGAGCTGCAGCAGTTGCAA AACGAGAAGTGCCATCTGCTGATTGAACATGAGACGCAGAAGCTGAAGGAGCTGGATGAGGAGCATAGCGTGGAGCTGAAAGAATGGCGAGAGAAGCTACGACCCAGAAAGAAG GCCCTGGAAGAAGAGTTTGCCAGGAAGTTGCAGGAGcaggaaatgttttttaagaTGAGCGGAGAGTCCGAGTGCCTTAACCCCTCCGCACAGAGTCGCATTTCCAAGTTTTATCCAATCCCCAGCGTCCAGTCCACTGGTTTCTAG
- the stn1 gene encoding CST complex subunit STN1 isoform X3 yields MDEDEVELPSMLWGLDPIFSAFARLHITDILDMKESCQVSDMGKPQDNLQGGFNLAVERKKLRHAQQTHGSVEIGELLRVRGRVKTSRQQREIIAYMYYKVNDPVMAVQIEWMLEVLQLYREFYDKPLHLKTNTASESPFSSLSKATHIIKDLLEQRSVSKFRPYDIQDLLQPLFLSCNETAHADQEPVAGPSTYRQLRILLKEALNILQDEGIVYQRMKSPDEVYFVTAQDKDLLMIVKDIIREDSKKEKYRETGCHILHILSSVRQRYSLNVSKPVLELVLKSLECKSDIVSTRDNYFTMF; encoded by the exons ATGGATGAAGATGAAGTAGAGCTACCATCCATGTTGTGGGGATTGGATCCGATCTTTTCTGCTTTCGCCAGGCTCCATATCACAGACATCCTCGACATGAAGGAGTCCTGTCAAGTGTCAG aCATGGGGAAACCTCAGGATAACCTTCAGGGAGGCTTTAATCTAGCTGTTGAACGGAAAAAACTGAGACATGCCCAGCAGACCCACGGCAGCGTAGAGATTGGAGAGCTTCTGCGAGTCAGAGGACGAGTGAAGACGTCAAGACAACAAAGAGAGATTATAGCCTACATGTACT ATAAAGTGAACGACCCAGTCATGGCAGTCCAGATTGAATGGATGCTTGAGGTTTTACAGCTGTACAGAGAATTCTATGACAAACCACTTCATCTAAAAACCAACACTGCTAG TGAGTCTCCCTTCAGTTCCCTCAGTAAGGCAACACATATCATCAAAGATTTATTAGAGCAGAGGTCTGTGAGCAAGTTCAGACCTTATGATATTCAGGACCTCCTGCAGCCTCTGTTCCTCAGCTGTAATGAAACAGCACATGCAGACCAG GAACCTGTGGCGGGTCCATCTACATACCGGCAACTAAGAATACTCCTTAAAGAGGCCTTAAACATTTTACAGGATGAGGGCATTGTGTACCAAAGGATGAAGTCCCCAGATGAAGTCTATTTT GTGACTGCACAGGATAAAGATCTTCTTATGATCGTTAAAGACATAATCAGAGAGgactcaaaaaaagaaaagt ATCGAGAGACGGGCTGCCACATCTTGCACATTCTGTCTTCAGTACGACAGCGCTACAGTTTGAATGTGAGCAAGCCAGTGCTTGAGCTGGTTCTCAAATCATTGGAGTGCAAGAGTGACATTGTCAGTACCAGAGATAACTACTTTACTATGTTTTAG
- the stn1 gene encoding CST complex subunit STN1 isoform X2 yields MDEDEVELPSMLWGLDPIFSAFARLHITDILDMKESCQVSDIYFYKSHPIHKVDVLGTVVYKREREDFFCYGVDDGTGVINCMCWKNDLFKEEVNSDMGKPQDNLQGGFNLAVERKKLRHAQQTHGSVEIGELLRVRGRVKTSRQQREIIAYMYYKVNDPVMAVQIEWMLEVLQLYREFYDKPLHLKTNTASESPFSSLSKATHIIKDLLEQRSVSKFRPYDIQDLLQPLFLSCNETAHADQEPVAGPSTYRQLRILLKEALNILQDEGIVYQRMKSPDEVYFVTAQDKDLLMIVKDIIREDSKKEKYRETGCHILHILSSVRQRYSLNVSKPVLELVLKSLECKSDIVSTRDNYFTMF; encoded by the exons ATGGATGAAGATGAAGTAGAGCTACCATCCATGTTGTGGGGATTGGATCCGATCTTTTCTGCTTTCGCCAGGCTCCATATCACAGACATCCTCGACATGAAGGAGTCCTGTCAAGTGTCAG ATATTTATTTCTACAAGTCACATCCGATCCACAAGGTCGATGTTCTTGGGACAGTCGTTTATAAGCGGGAAAGAGAGGACTTCTTCTGTTATGGGG tggACGATGGCACTGGTGTCATAAACTGCATGTGTTGGAAAAATGACCTGTTTAAAGAAGAGGTGAATTCTG aCATGGGGAAACCTCAGGATAACCTTCAGGGAGGCTTTAATCTAGCTGTTGAACGGAAAAAACTGAGACATGCCCAGCAGACCCACGGCAGCGTAGAGATTGGAGAGCTTCTGCGAGTCAGAGGACGAGTGAAGACGTCAAGACAACAAAGAGAGATTATAGCCTACATGTACT ATAAAGTGAACGACCCAGTCATGGCAGTCCAGATTGAATGGATGCTTGAGGTTTTACAGCTGTACAGAGAATTCTATGACAAACCACTTCATCTAAAAACCAACACTGCTAG TGAGTCTCCCTTCAGTTCCCTCAGTAAGGCAACACATATCATCAAAGATTTATTAGAGCAGAGGTCTGTGAGCAAGTTCAGACCTTATGATATTCAGGACCTCCTGCAGCCTCTGTTCCTCAGCTGTAATGAAACAGCACATGCAGACCAG GAACCTGTGGCGGGTCCATCTACATACCGGCAACTAAGAATACTCCTTAAAGAGGCCTTAAACATTTTACAGGATGAGGGCATTGTGTACCAAAGGATGAAGTCCCCAGATGAAGTCTATTTT GTGACTGCACAGGATAAAGATCTTCTTATGATCGTTAAAGACATAATCAGAGAGgactcaaaaaaagaaaagt ATCGAGAGACGGGCTGCCACATCTTGCACATTCTGTCTTCAGTACGACAGCGCTACAGTTTGAATGTGAGCAAGCCAGTGCTTGAGCTGGTTCTCAAATCATTGGAGTGCAAGAGTGACATTGTCAGTACCAGAGATAACTACTTTACTATGTTTTAG
- the stn1 gene encoding CST complex subunit STN1 isoform X1, translating to MDEDEVELPSMLWGLDPIFSAFARLHITDILDMKESCQVSDIYFYKSHPIHKVDVLGTVVYKREREDFFCYGVDDGTGVINCMCWKNDLFKEEVNSVFFLTLDMGKPQDNLQGGFNLAVERKKLRHAQQTHGSVEIGELLRVRGRVKTSRQQREIIAYMYYKVNDPVMAVQIEWMLEVLQLYREFYDKPLHLKTNTASESPFSSLSKATHIIKDLLEQRSVSKFRPYDIQDLLQPLFLSCNETAHADQEPVAGPSTYRQLRILLKEALNILQDEGIVYQRMKSPDEVYFVTAQDKDLLMIVKDIIREDSKKEKYRETGCHILHILSSVRQRYSLNVSKPVLELVLKSLECKSDIVSTRDNYFTMF from the exons ATGGATGAAGATGAAGTAGAGCTACCATCCATGTTGTGGGGATTGGATCCGATCTTTTCTGCTTTCGCCAGGCTCCATATCACAGACATCCTCGACATGAAGGAGTCCTGTCAAGTGTCAG ATATTTATTTCTACAAGTCACATCCGATCCACAAGGTCGATGTTCTTGGGACAGTCGTTTATAAGCGGGAAAGAGAGGACTTCTTCTGTTATGGGG tggACGATGGCACTGGTGTCATAAACTGCATGTGTTGGAAAAATGACCTGTTTAAAGAAGAGGTGAATTCTG tgttttttttaactttagaCATGGGGAAACCTCAGGATAACCTTCAGGGAGGCTTTAATCTAGCTGTTGAACGGAAAAAACTGAGACATGCCCAGCAGACCCACGGCAGCGTAGAGATTGGAGAGCTTCTGCGAGTCAGAGGACGAGTGAAGACGTCAAGACAACAAAGAGAGATTATAGCCTACATGTACT ATAAAGTGAACGACCCAGTCATGGCAGTCCAGATTGAATGGATGCTTGAGGTTTTACAGCTGTACAGAGAATTCTATGACAAACCACTTCATCTAAAAACCAACACTGCTAG TGAGTCTCCCTTCAGTTCCCTCAGTAAGGCAACACATATCATCAAAGATTTATTAGAGCAGAGGTCTGTGAGCAAGTTCAGACCTTATGATATTCAGGACCTCCTGCAGCCTCTGTTCCTCAGCTGTAATGAAACAGCACATGCAGACCAG GAACCTGTGGCGGGTCCATCTACATACCGGCAACTAAGAATACTCCTTAAAGAGGCCTTAAACATTTTACAGGATGAGGGCATTGTGTACCAAAGGATGAAGTCCCCAGATGAAGTCTATTTT GTGACTGCACAGGATAAAGATCTTCTTATGATCGTTAAAGACATAATCAGAGAGgactcaaaaaaagaaaagt ATCGAGAGACGGGCTGCCACATCTTGCACATTCTGTCTTCAGTACGACAGCGCTACAGTTTGAATGTGAGCAAGCCAGTGCTTGAGCTGGTTCTCAAATCATTGGAGTGCAAGAGTGACATTGTCAGTACCAGAGATAACTACTTTACTATGTTTTAG